Genomic DNA from Candidatus Nitronereus thalassa:
TTTCCGAATTTTGGATATCTCCTCCTCGTTTTCTCCTTCAATGATTTTTAATATATCATCCAAACTCACGGAACTTCCTCAGCTAGATTGGGATAGGTAAACACGAACAATACATTGGATATTCTGTGAATTGATCTTTTCTTGCCATTTAGAGGCACTCCCGAAAAGTTACACTAATCTTCGGTCAGGCCCCTAGTTTGTCAGTACACCCAATGCTCATGCCGAACTGGCAGGCGATTGAGCTCATCCCGATAGAATTGCCATTTCGGCATGAATTGGTCCATCAGTGCGACAAAGCGGGCATTGTGAGTGGGCTCTAGCAGGTGAACCAGTTCATGAACAACAATATATTCGAGGCATTCCGCTGGCTTTTTGGCTAATTCCGTATTACACCGAATGGTCCTTGCTTTATGGTTGCAGCTTCCCCACTTCGTCTTCATTCTTTGTGCAAAGACCCGCTCCACCTTCACACCGATAAGCGGTTCCCATTTTTCGATCAATGGCTGCACTGCTTGCTTAAGCTGGGCACGATACCAATCCTCTACCAAAGCCTGCCTCTTGTGCTCATCAGTACCCGGACGAACGTGCAAAAGCATCTGTTGGTGTTTCAATTCAACGGAGGATAATTGGGCATCCTCAAAGACTGTGAGGAGATAGCGCTTTCCCCAAACATAATGGCTTTCGCGGTTGAGATACTCACGTGGAGTTTCACGGGCCTGTTCGCACAGCTTTTGTTGCTGGTTTTTGATCCAGTCGAGTTTGGTGATGGCAAACACACGGATGTTATCGATATCCATTCGGAGCGGCGCAGAAATCCGCACTTTTCCCGTTGGAGGGTGGACACTCAAATGAATGTTCTTGATGTCCTTCTTCACCACATCCACGTCAATGTCACCAAGCTTGATCTGCGTGACCATCAATATTCCTTTTGCTGCTTGATGATGAGGAAAATACGTTCGACCTCAGCCTCGTTCTGCAAGATTCCATACAAGGCAGCCTTGATGACGCGTTCTCGGGCCTGTACCCCGCGCCAGCCGTCGGGACGAGTGCGCTTGACGGTTTCATCAATCTTGACCGCGAGTTTCAGCACATCATCATTTGTCGCGTTCCCATAGGAAGCCATAGACTCAGCGCCCACACTTGCGCCCCCGTCAATGGTCTCCGGCTTGAGATTGTTATAGAGAGCCCGGCGTCCCGGCGTATTTAACTCGTCGGGCATATCCTCTGCCTGCCCGGCCTCTACTCTGTTCGCCAGTTCGGCAATACGTCTCAAGTATTCTTCATAGGCGATGGCTTTCGATCTGCGCGCTGCAATAATCTCGTTCAGCAATGCGGACATCTTGTCATAATACGCCGGATCGTTCAGATGCTCCTTGATGATTTTTCGGCGGACGTTGTTCTCAATGGTCTCGGCAACGGCATTCTTGTTGCCTTTCAACCCACCCAACTGCGTGGCGATGGCATTGGCAATGCCAGTCTTCACGATTAGCTCCAGCAAACCCATGTTGTCGAAGGGAGAAATCTTTCTTGGCTCGTCCGCCTCGATGTAGGTGTCGATGAGGTGTCGCATGTCGGCCTCGTAGGCTTTGAGGTCGAGGGTCTCCCCACTGGCTTTGCGGATGATGTCACGAAGGTCCAGGTAGCGCTTGAGCTGCTCTTTAATCCGCGTAATGTCGGCTCCGCTATATCCGGCGGCATCCAATTCATCGGCAATGTTCGCGTAGGCGCGCACAAGCGCCACAGTCGCCTTGTAAAGCGCGGCGCGTTGCGGCTCCCGTTGCTTTAAATCGGTAGCGATTTCCGTGTTGCCGCAAAAATAACGGATGTGCTCGAACTCGCCCTTGGGTGGCTCCACTGGTTCGCACAGGAGGGGAAGAGCCTCCAGCGCATTGTCGAGCCGTTCCTTCCCCTTCTTGAGGCGGTCCTG
This window encodes:
- a CDS encoding SprT family zinc-dependent metalloprotease codes for the protein MVTQIKLGDIDVDVVKKDIKNIHLSVHPPTGKVRISAPLRMDIDNIRVFAITKLDWIKNQQQKLCEQARETPREYLNRESHYVWGKRYLLTVFEDAQLSSVELKHQQMLLHVRPGTDEHKRQALVEDWYRAQLKQAVQPLIEKWEPLIGVKVERVFAQRMKTKWGSCNHKARTIRCNTELAKKPAECLEYIVVHELVHLLEPTHNARFVALMDQFMPKWQFYRDELNRLPVRHEHWVY